In the genome of Porphyrobacter sp. ULC335, one region contains:
- a CDS encoding ABC transporter permease/substrate-binding protein yields the protein MGDIWDLLPGLADKLAAHVVLSASAIGLAMLIALPMAVWASRSPVVSRLALSLASLVQTIPALALLALFFPLLLSLRTVFGEGLPTLGFLPALMALTLYALLPILRNAVTAQANLDEGVLEAADGVGMTKWQKLVLVEAPLSAPFIMAGIRTASVWTIGAATLATTIGQPSLGDPIFAGLQTQNWALVLAGCVASAGLALAADNLLWVIEVGLARRSRAMTFGGIAVVALGILAALWAQGSGSDERRIIIASKSFSEQYILAQLIGARLEAAGYAVEYRDGLGSAVVHSAVASSSIDISVDYTGTIWTNYLKRDDNPGREAMYATIRDWEARTNGVKVLGRLGFENAYAFAMRGDRAKALGVTSLADLTGKAGELTVGGDPEFFERPEWIAVRDAYGLRFGKSRNFAPTFMYNALQSGEADVISAYTSDGRIAADKLVVLADPEGALPSYDAMLMLSPRIAGDKGVIAALQPLIGAISVEAMREANFAVDREGAGKLTPKQAAEALAKQAGL from the coding sequence ATGGGCGATATCTGGGACCTCCTTCCCGGCCTTGCCGACAAGCTTGCCGCGCACGTCGTGCTCTCGGCCAGCGCCATCGGCCTCGCCATGCTGATCGCCCTGCCGATGGCTGTGTGGGCGAGCCGTTCACCTGTGGTCTCGCGCCTTGCGTTGAGCTTGGCGAGCCTTGTCCAGACGATCCCCGCCCTCGCGCTGCTCGCGCTGTTCTTCCCGCTGCTGCTGAGCCTTCGTACGGTGTTCGGCGAGGGGCTGCCGACGCTGGGCTTCCTGCCCGCGCTGATGGCGCTGACGCTTTATGCGCTGCTGCCGATCCTGCGCAATGCCGTGACCGCACAGGCCAATCTCGATGAAGGCGTGCTCGAAGCCGCCGACGGCGTGGGCATGACCAAATGGCAGAAGCTGGTGCTGGTCGAAGCGCCGCTGTCCGCGCCCTTCATCATGGCGGGCATCCGCACCGCGAGCGTCTGGACGATCGGCGCGGCGACGCTCGCCACTACCATCGGCCAGCCGAGCCTTGGCGATCCGATCTTTGCCGGGCTGCAAACACAGAACTGGGCGCTGGTGCTGGCGGGGTGCGTTGCCAGCGCGGGGCTGGCGCTAGCGGCGGATAACCTGTTGTGGGTGATCGAAGTCGGCCTTGCCCGCCGCAGCCGCGCCATGACCTTCGGCGGGATCGCGGTGGTGGCCCTCGGCATTCTCGCCGCGCTCTGGGCGCAGGGTTCGGGCAGCGACGAGCGGCGCATCATCATCGCCTCGAAATCCTTCTCCGAACAATACATCCTCGCCCAGCTGATCGGCGCGCGGCTTGAGGCGGCGGGTTATGCGGTCGAATATCGCGACGGGCTGGGGAGCGCGGTGGTGCACTCGGCGGTCGCCAGTTCCAGTATCGACATCTCGGTCGATTACACCGGCACGATCTGGACCAATTACCTCAAGCGTGATGACAACCCGGGGCGCGAGGCAATGTATGCCACGATCCGCGACTGGGAAGCGCGCACCAATGGCGTGAAGGTGCTCGGACGGCTGGGCTTCGAGAACGCCTATGCCTTCGCCATGCGCGGCGACCGGGCCAAGGCGCTGGGCGTCACCAGCCTCGCCGACCTCACCGGCAAGGCGGGCGAGCTCACCGTCGGCGGGGACCCCGAATTCTTCGAGCGGCCGGAATGGATTGCGGTGCGCGATGCCTATGGCCTGCGCTTCGGCAAGAGCCGCAATTTCGCGCCGACCTTCATGTACAACGCGCTGCAATCAGGCGAGGCGGACGTGATCAGCGCCTATACCTCGGACGGGCGGATCGCGGCGGACAAGTTGGTGGTCTTGGCCGACCCGGAGGGCGCCTTGCCGAGCTATGACGCGATGCTGATGCTGTCCCCCCGCATTGCCGGAGACAAGGGCGTGATCGCCGCGCTCCAGCCGCTGATCGGCGCCATCAGCGTCGAAGCGATGCGCGAAGCGAACTTCGCCGTGGACCGCGAAGGCGCAGGCAAGCTGACGCCGAAACAGGCGGCCGAGGCGTTGGCGAAGCAGGCGGGATTGTAG
- a CDS encoding ATP-binding cassette domain-containing protein translates to MLDPSPLLRFDGVICRFGEVTAVGALGAGVSCEIASGSFVALVGASGSGKSTLLKTVNTLVEPTEGRVLFGGEDVSTLKPARLRRRVGYVFQSIGLFPHFSVAENITIGPRLAGEKLPPDRIAELLALVELDPAFARRMPDELSGGQRQRVGVARALAGGPELLLMDEPFGALDPVTRDALGRKVRELHERLGLTTVMVTHDMAEALLLADRVLVMDKGALAADETPRALLAGAGGTVAQRLVSVPRDQAERLAALEGLGEGLGEGRG, encoded by the coding sequence ATGCTTGACCCATCACCCCTGCTCCGCTTCGACGGGGTGATCTGCCGCTTCGGCGAGGTCACGGCGGTTGGGGCATTGGGGGCCGGCGTATCCTGCGAGATCGCTTCGGGCAGCTTCGTGGCGCTGGTCGGCGCGTCGGGATCGGGCAAGTCCACGCTGCTCAAGACGGTCAACACGCTGGTCGAACCAACCGAGGGCCGCGTGCTGTTCGGCGGCGAGGATGTCAGCACGCTCAAACCCGCCCGTCTGCGCCGCCGGGTCGGCTATGTTTTCCAGAGCATCGGGCTGTTCCCGCATTTCTCCGTGGCCGAGAACATCACCATCGGCCCGCGCCTTGCCGGGGAAAAGCTGCCGCCCGACCGCATTGCCGAACTGCTGGCGCTGGTCGAACTCGACCCCGCCTTCGCCAGGCGGATGCCGGACGAGCTTTCAGGCGGGCAGCGCCAGCGGGTCGGTGTCGCACGCGCGCTGGCGGGCGGGCCGGAGCTACTGCTGATGGACGAGCCCTTCGGCGCGCTCGATCCCGTCACCCGCGACGCGTTGGGCCGCAAGGTGCGCGAACTGCATGAACGCCTTGGCCTGACCACGGTGATGGTCACGCACGACATGGCCGAAGCGCTGCTGCTGGCGGACCGGGTGCTGGTGATGGACAAGGGCGCGCTGGCCGCGGACGAGACCCCGCGCGCCTTGCTGGCCGGTGCAGGCGGCACGGTGGCGCAGCGGCTGGTCAGCGTGCCGCGCGACCAGGCCGAGCGGCTGGCGGCGTTGGAAGGCCTTGGGGAGGGCCTTGGGGAAGGTCGCGGCTGA
- a CDS encoding isovaleryl-CoA dehydrogenase yields MRATPDFDFHLGEAAEMIRDTTARFADEQIAPLAERTDREDRFPRELWEPMGALGLHGITVEEEWGGLGLGYLEHVIAVEEVSRASASVGLSYGAHSNLCLNQIRRWGDDDQKAKYLPKLISGEHVGSLAMSEAGAGSDVVSMKLKADAVQGGYVLNGTKFWITNAPEADTLVVYAKTDGHAGSRGITAFLIEKGDEGFSIGQKISKVGMKGSPTAELVFSDCFVPEDRIMGPLNGGVGVLMSGLDYERVVLAGLQLGIMQACLDTVIPYLRERKQFGKPIGSFQLMQAKVADMYVALQSARAYTYAVAKACDAGQTTRFDAAGVILLASENAFKVAAESVQALGGAGYTTDWPVERYMRDAKLLDIGAGTNEIRRMLIGRELIGAAG; encoded by the coding sequence ATGCGCGCGACCCCCGATTTCGACTTCCACCTTGGCGAGGCCGCCGAGATGATCCGTGACACCACGGCGCGCTTTGCCGATGAGCAGATCGCACCGCTGGCGGAACGCACCGACCGCGAGGACCGCTTCCCGCGCGAGTTGTGGGAGCCGATGGGCGCGCTTGGCCTGCATGGCATTACGGTGGAAGAAGAATGGGGCGGGCTGGGGCTCGGCTACCTCGAACACGTGATCGCGGTCGAGGAAGTGTCGCGGGCCAGCGCCAGCGTCGGCCTCAGCTACGGCGCGCATTCCAACCTCTGCCTCAACCAGATCCGCCGCTGGGGGGATGACGATCAGAAGGCGAAGTATTTGCCGAAACTGATCTCGGGCGAGCATGTCGGCAGCCTCGCCATGAGCGAAGCGGGCGCGGGGTCGGACGTGGTGTCGATGAAGCTCAAGGCTGACGCGGTTCAGGGCGGATACGTCCTCAACGGCACCAAGTTCTGGATCACCAATGCGCCCGAGGCCGATACGCTGGTGGTCTATGCCAAGACCGATGGCCACGCCGGATCGCGCGGCATCACCGCTTTCCTGATAGAGAAGGGAGACGAGGGCTTTTCCATCGGCCAGAAGATCAGCAAGGTCGGCATGAAAGGCTCCCCCACCGCCGAGCTGGTGTTCAGTGACTGCTTCGTGCCCGAAGACCGCATCATGGGGCCGCTCAACGGCGGCGTCGGCGTTCTGATGAGCGGGCTGGATTACGAGCGCGTGGTGCTGGCCGGGTTGCAGCTTGGCATCATGCAGGCGTGCCTCGATACGGTGATCCCGTATCTTCGGGAGCGTAAGCAGTTCGGCAAACCGATTGGCTCGTTCCAGCTGATGCAGGCCAAGGTCGCCGACATGTATGTCGCGCTGCAATCGGCCCGCGCCTACACCTATGCGGTCGCGAAAGCGTGCGATGCCGGTCAGACGACGCGCTTCGATGCGGCGGGGGTGATTTTGCTCGCGAGCGAGAATGCCTTCAAGGTCGCCGCTGAGAGCGTGCAGGCGCTGGGCGGCGCTGGCTACACCACCGACTGGCCGGTCGAACGCTACATGCGCGACGCCAAGCTGCTCGACATCGGCGCGGGGACCAACGAGATCAGGCGGATGCTGATCGGGCGCGAATTGATTGGAGCGGCTGGATGA
- a CDS encoding alkylphosphonate utilization protein yields MSTDEDYVYDEASGEWMAASELAAKQAAEDVVEVRDAVGNRLADGDAVTLIKDLEVKGAGQTLKQGTLIKSIRLTGDAQEIDCKYPGIKGLVLRAEFVRKR; encoded by the coding sequence ATGAGCACCGACGAAGACTACGTCTATGACGAGGCGAGCGGCGAGTGGATGGCTGCGTCCGAGCTCGCGGCTAAGCAGGCGGCGGAGGACGTGGTCGAGGTGCGCGACGCGGTCGGCAATCGGCTCGCTGATGGCGATGCGGTGACGCTGATCAAGGACCTCGAGGTCAAGGGCGCGGGGCAGACGCTCAAGCAGGGCACGCTGATCAAGTCGATCCGCCTGACCGGCGACGCGCAGGAGATCGACTGCAAATACCCAGGCATCAAGGGCCTCGTGCTGCGGGCCGAATTTGTGCGGAAACGCTAA
- a CDS encoding carboxyl transferase domain-containing protein, whose translation MTAPTLTTKLDRESPEAKARFAHNHALAQQLRAAVAEAALGGPEKHRERHVSRGKLLPRERVERLLDPGSPFLEIGQLAANGMYEGDVNGASIICGVGRVSGRQCMIVCNDATVKGGTYYPMTVKKHLRAQEIAQENRLPCIYLVDSGGANLPHQAEVFPDRDHFGRIFFNQANMSALGIPQIACVMGSCTAGGAYVPAMSDESVIVRNQGTIFLAGPPLVKAATGEEITAEDLGGGDLHAKKSGVVDHLAENDEHALTIVRDIVSHLGANTGAAADVALKDPRPPKFDADDLYALIPEDVRAPYDVKEVIARLVDGSEFHEFKAHYGSTLVCGFAHIWGMPVAILANNGVLFSESAQKGAHFIELACQRRIPLLFLQNISGFMVGGKYEAEGIAKHGAKLVTAVATATVPKVTVVIGGSFGAGNYGMCGRAYSPRFMFTWPNARISVMGGEQAASVLATVHRDAESWDEAATEAFKQPIRQKYEDEGNPYYATARLWDDGVVDPVQTRDVLGLAFAACLEAPIAERPAFGVFRM comes from the coding sequence ATGACCGCCCCCACCCTCACCACCAAACTCGACCGCGAAAGCCCCGAGGCCAAGGCGCGGTTTGCGCACAACCACGCGCTCGCGCAGCAACTCCGCGCCGCTGTCGCCGAGGCCGCGCTGGGCGGGCCGGAGAAGCACCGCGAGCGGCATGTCTCCCGCGGCAAGCTACTCCCCCGTGAGCGCGTCGAGCGGCTGCTTGATCCGGGTTCGCCCTTCCTTGAAATCGGCCAGCTTGCGGCGAACGGGATGTACGAGGGCGACGTCAACGGCGCCTCGATCATCTGCGGCGTGGGGCGCGTCTCTGGTCGCCAGTGCATGATCGTGTGCAATGATGCGACCGTGAAGGGCGGCACTTACTACCCGATGACGGTCAAGAAGCACCTGCGCGCGCAGGAAATCGCGCAGGAGAACCGCCTGCCCTGCATCTACCTCGTCGACAGCGGGGGCGCGAACCTGCCGCATCAGGCCGAGGTCTTCCCGGATCGTGACCATTTCGGCCGCATCTTCTTCAATCAGGCCAATATGTCGGCGCTCGGCATCCCGCAGATCGCTTGCGTCATGGGAAGCTGCACCGCAGGGGGCGCTTATGTGCCCGCCATGTCGGACGAGAGCGTGATTGTCCGCAATCAGGGCACGATCTTCCTCGCCGGCCCGCCGCTGGTGAAGGCCGCGACGGGGGAGGAAATCACCGCCGAGGACTTGGGTGGCGGTGACTTGCACGCCAAGAAGTCCGGTGTGGTCGACCACCTTGCCGAGAATGACGAGCACGCCCTGACCATCGTGCGCGATATCGTCAGCCACCTCGGCGCTAACACAGGCGCGGCGGCAGACGTGGCGCTGAAGGACCCGCGCCCGCCAAAGTTCGATGCCGATGATCTCTACGCCCTCATCCCCGAGGATGTGCGCGCGCCCTATGATGTGAAGGAGGTGATCGCGCGGCTGGTCGACGGCTCGGAGTTCCACGAGTTCAAGGCGCATTACGGTTCTACGCTGGTGTGCGGCTTTGCGCATATCTGGGGGATGCCGGTGGCGATCCTCGCCAATAACGGCGTGCTGTTCAGCGAAAGCGCACAGAAGGGCGCGCATTTCATCGAACTCGCTTGCCAGCGCCGCATTCCGTTGCTGTTCCTCCAGAACATCTCGGGCTTCATGGTCGGCGGGAAATACGAGGCCGAGGGCATCGCCAAGCATGGCGCGAAGCTGGTGACGGCGGTCGCCACCGCCACCGTTCCCAAGGTCACCGTGGTGATCGGCGGCAGCTTCGGCGCGGGCAATTACGGGATGTGCGGACGCGCCTATTCGCCCCGCTTCATGTTCACCTGGCCCAATGCGCGCATCAGCGTGATGGGCGGGGAGCAGGCCGCTTCGGTGCTGGCGACAGTCCACCGCGATGCCGAGAGCTGGGACGAAGCCGCGACCGAGGCCTTCAAGCAGCCCATTCGCCAGAAATACGAGGACGAAGGCAACCCCTACTACGCCACCGCCCGGTTGTGGGACGACGGCGTGGTCGATCCGGTGCAGACCCGCGATGTCCTCGGCCTCGCCTTCGCCGCGTGCCTCGAAGCGCCGATTGCCGAGCGGCCTGCGTTTGGCGTGTTCCGGATGTGA
- a CDS encoding 1-acyl-sn-glycerol-3-phosphate acyltransferase, whose amino-acid sequence MHTPITPAQMRAPTLLSRIVRRIILAIWYARGWKIDSPLPKHLKKYVLAGAPHTSNWDFVFFTGATHEEGVRPNFMGKHTLFQGIMRNFMLDMGGIPVDRTAKANATEQVAAEFAARDELALVIACEGTRKSDGKWRSGFYHIARAANVPIVPAFADNAAKIVSFGPPMLPTGNYGEDLLKIAEWFRSKLPDYDRFKVLEQQARDIIAGKNDV is encoded by the coding sequence TTGCATACACCGATCACCCCTGCGCAGATGCGCGCGCCCACGTTGCTGTCGCGCATCGTGCGAAGGATCATCCTCGCCATCTGGTATGCGCGGGGGTGGAAGATTGATTCCCCACTGCCCAAGCACCTGAAGAAATATGTGCTGGCGGGCGCGCCGCACACCTCGAACTGGGATTTCGTGTTCTTCACCGGGGCGACGCATGAAGAGGGCGTCAGGCCCAATTTCATGGGCAAGCACACCCTGTTCCAAGGGATCATGCGCAACTTCATGCTCGATATGGGCGGCATCCCGGTCGATCGCACCGCCAAGGCCAACGCCACCGAGCAGGTCGCCGCGGAGTTCGCCGCGCGCGATGAACTTGCGCTGGTGATCGCCTGCGAAGGCACGCGCAAATCCGACGGCAAGTGGCGTTCGGGCTTCTATCACATTGCGCGGGCGGCCAATGTCCCGATCGTCCCCGCCTTTGCCGATAACGCCGCCAAGATCGTCAGCTTCGGCCCACCGATGCTGCCAACCGGGAACTATGGCGAAGACCTGCTCAAGATCGCCGAATGGTTCCGTTCCAAGCTCCCCGATTACGATCGCTTCAAGGTGCTGGAACAGCAGGCCCGCGACATTATTGCCGGAAAGAATGATGTTTGA
- a CDS encoding DUF1295 domain-containing protein, producing the protein MMFELLVVNAAILIVLVLIQWAISVKIDDVSFIDAFWGAGMAILAVASWLLVPGGPGQLATLIMLMTAAWGFRLGFYLLRRWRHEGEDKRYKLILKKDREAGNFARAALTRVWLMQAVLLFMVSSPAQVGILASGAPAPIPILGWLGFALWSVGVFFEWVGDWQLARFKADPANRGYVLDTGLWRYTRHPNYFGDFCAWWGIWLACAAAGWGYAAATVIGPIFLSFTLTRWSGVPLLEKGMHKTKGNKYAVYERKTSAFFPMPPRY; encoded by the coding sequence ATGATGTTTGAACTTCTGGTTGTGAATGCCGCGATCCTGATCGTGCTGGTGCTGATCCAGTGGGCCATCAGCGTGAAGATCGACGACGTCAGTTTCATCGATGCCTTCTGGGGCGCAGGGATGGCGATCCTTGCCGTGGCCAGCTGGCTGCTCGTGCCGGGTGGTCCGGGCCAACTGGCCACCCTCATCATGCTGATGACCGCCGCATGGGGCTTCCGGCTGGGCTTCTACCTGCTGCGCCGCTGGCGGCACGAGGGTGAGGACAAGCGCTACAAGCTGATCCTCAAGAAGGATCGCGAGGCCGGCAATTTTGCGCGCGCCGCGCTGACCCGTGTGTGGCTGATGCAGGCCGTGCTGCTGTTCATGGTGTCCTCGCCCGCGCAGGTCGGCATCCTTGCCAGCGGCGCCCCCGCGCCGATCCCGATACTGGGGTGGCTGGGCTTTGCGCTGTGGAGCGTCGGCGTGTTCTTTGAATGGGTGGGCGATTGGCAGCTTGCGCGGTTCAAGGCCGATCCTGCCAACAGGGGCTACGTGCTCGACACCGGGCTGTGGCGCTATACCCGCCACCCCAATTATTTCGGCGATTTCTGCGCGTGGTGGGGCATCTGGCTGGCCTGCGCGGCGGCCGGATGGGGCTATGCCGCGGCAACCGTGATCGGGCCGATCTTCCTCAGCTTCACGCTGACCCGCTGGTCGGGCGTGCCGCTGCTGGAAAAGGGCATGCACAAGACAAAAGGCAACAAATACGCGGTTTACGAGCGCAAGACCTCGGCCTTTTTCCCGATGCCGCCGCGCTATTGA
- a CDS encoding nuclear transport factor 2 family protein, which yields MDSIELADRLAIAETLALYCRGIDRCDADQLAAVFTPDARIDYGDGAKPIAETIPGLMAGLGAMRLTQHNISNTVMRITGTRAKAETNCVALHLIPTPDGEVELVVGGRYLDRLEKREGRWQIAERLYVMDWNRTSPSTMQLEGGLFDGLQRRGARGSVDPSAAWWDGL from the coding sequence ATGGACTCGATCGAACTCGCCGACCGGCTCGCTATCGCCGAAACGCTGGCGCTTTACTGCCGCGGGATCGACCGCTGCGATGCCGATCAGCTCGCCGCCGTCTTCACCCCCGATGCCCGGATCGATTACGGCGACGGGGCAAAGCCGATTGCCGAGACAATCCCCGGCCTGATGGCGGGATTGGGCGCGATGCGGCTGACCCAGCATAACATCTCGAACACAGTGATGCGGATCACCGGCACCCGCGCCAAGGCTGAGACCAACTGCGTCGCGCTGCACCTGATCCCGACACCGGATGGCGAGGTGGAACTGGTGGTGGGCGGCCGCTATCTCGACCGCCTCGAAAAGCGCGAGGGCCGCTGGCAGATCGCCGAGCGGCTCTATGTCATGGACTGGAACCGCACCAGCCCGTCAACCATGCAGCTGGAAGGCGGGTTGTTCGACGGGCTGCAACGCCGCGGCGCGCGCGGGAGCGTTGATCCGTCTGCAGCCTGGTGGGACGGGCTCTAG